Within the Thermanaeromonas toyohensis ToBE genome, the region GCACAACGCTCTCAAGGTTACCGTAATGGTCGGCGGCAAAGGAAGTTACTTGGCAATTATAAATGAACTCAATGCCTAGTTGGGACAGTTCCGCTTCTACTAAGCTTGCTGCTTCGTTGTCCAACTGGCGGCTTAGAAGGCGAGGACTAGTTACCAATACTGTAACCCGCGGGACACCGGCCTTTTTCAAGGCGTAAGCAGCCTTAAGCCCCACTAACCCCCCGCCAGCTACTATGGCCCTGGAAATACCGGGAGTAAGAGCCAAGATCTTTTGTGCATCATCCAAGTTGCGCAAAGTAAAAACGCCTTGGGCTTCTTCGTTGGGGACTCCCAGGCCCACTGGGCTAGCTCCTGTAGCTACTAAGAGGTAGTCGTAGGCGAGTTCGCGGCCGTCTTCCAGGACTACCCTTTTTTCCTGAGGCTTTAACTCAACTGCTGCTAAGCCAGAGAAAGCTTCTACACCCAATTTCTGGTAAACACCTGACGGGCGAATACGTAAAGAGTTTTCTGTCTTATATCCTGCTATCAAGTCGGGTAAAAGGCAGCGGGAATAGGGTTCTCCCGGATCCCGGGTGACTAGGCTAATCTTCACCTTTGGCCCGCCCAAGGAGCGCAAGGTTTCTAGAGCAGCTATTCCTGCTGCACTACTGCCTATCACTACATAGCGCAAGCTGGTCCCACCTCCTCCTTAACATTCTATCTCTCGAATTTTTTGATAGAATTTTTAGCAAAAAGCGTGCCAAAAGAAATAAGGTCGCTAGAGCTAGGCGGCCTAACAATTCCAATGTCAATGTGGGGTTTACACGTTAAAAAAAGTTGACATTATTTTTTTAAGTAGGCCATAACGGGACATTTTAGCATAAAGGGCTTCTACAAATAAATTTTTCCCAAATTGGTTTAGGGGGCTAAATAGTGCTGAGGGTATATGTCAAATAAGTTGCCTGCGATTTTTATATGTGGAAAATGTCAACCTTAGAAGGAATATCGGTTGACAATAGAGAATAATATCCCAGGGGAGGGATAGATTTGGCTTATTTTCTAGAAAAAGAACTGGAGTTGCTAAAGGAAAGCCATTTTTATCGCCAGTTGCCCGGCCCACTGGAGGGGCTCGCTGGCCCCAGAACAAGGATAAATGGGCAGGAAATGGTGCTTTTTTCCTCCAACAATTACCTGGGCCTGTCTCATCATCCCCGAGTTAAGGCTGCGACCGTAGAAGCCGTGGAAAGGTGGGGGGACGGGAAGCGGAGGTTCTCGTCTGACTACCGGCAATTTTGTTGCCTTATGCCATGAAGGAGCAAATAGGTCACCGGGTTATCCTGGAGGCCCGTCGTAGGGGGCTGGTCATTCGCCCCTTGGGCAATGTCATTGTCCTCATGCCCGTGCTGTCCATGTCTAACGAAGAGCTAAACCGGGTTCTAGAGATTACCTATGAATCTATAGCCGTAGTAACCGGTAGGTGAGCGGAGGGGTAGGTACATGGGAAAGAATCTAATGTGGGAGAAGATTAGAGAAAAGGTCCTTGGGGGAGAAGGCTTATCCTGGGAAGAAGCGTATTACCTGGCTGGATGGCCACGGGAAAGATTGGTGAACCTTCTGGATCTCTCCCGCCAGGTCCGGGAACGCTTCGGGGGCAGGGATGTGGAGCTGTGTGCCATCATCAACGCCCGCTCAGGTTTGTGCAGCGAGGATTGCTGTTTTTGCGCCCAGTCTTCCCGTTATAAAACCGGCGTGGAGGTGTATCCCCTCATTGATGTGCCAAAAGCCCTGGAAAAGGCCCGGCGGATGGAAGCTGCTGGAGTAAAGCGCTTTGCCCTGGTTACTAGTGGTAAGGGTATTGGGGAAAGGGACTTTGAGAAGGTGCTGGAAATCTACCGGGTCCTGCGGGCCGAGACCCGCCTTAAGCTGTGTGCTTCCCTGGGGATCATTGACGAAGGAAAGGCCCAGCGTTTGAAGGAGGTAGGGGTCACCACCTACCACCACAACCTGGAAACCGGCCGGAGCTACTTCCCCCAGATCTGTACCACCCATACCTTTGAAGAAAGGGTGGCCACTGTCCAGGCGGCTAGGGCCGCGGGGCTAAATGTATGCTCCGGTGGGATCATCGGGCTGGGGGAAACTATGGCCCATAGGCTGGAAATGGTCTTTGAGCTACGGGAACTGGGAGTACGGTCAGTGCCGGTCAATATCCTGAACCCCATTCCCGGCACACCCTTGGCCAATCAAGAGCGCCTCCCGGTGGAGGAGATTCTTAAAACCCTGGCTCTTTTCCGCCTCATTATTCCCAGGGCCGTTTTCCGCCTCTGCGGCGGGCGGGAGCCAGGGCTGGGAGAGAAGCAAAAAGAAGCCTTAGCGGTGGCCGTAAACGGCTTGATGGTGGGCAACTACCTTACCACCCGGGGCAACGAGATCCAAGAAGACCTGGACATGATTGCCGAGGTGGGGTTGAGGGTAGGCTGAGGCGGAGAACCTGTCAGGTTGACAGTTAGTCTTTGGGATAGAGGCTTTTGGTTTTGCTGAGCTATCTCTTGGATTGGCCTGAAGAATTTTGGGAGCCAATATTACTTCCATCGATATTCCCTTCGCTCTTTTTTAAAACGTTCAAGCTATACCCTTTCTGCCACAAATAGAAAGAAGCCATTAGGATTAAAATTACGATAGCATTTACTCCCAATTCGCCGAAATAAATAAACGGGTCCACACATAGAGCATCTGCCGGATACTCAGGAAAACTTTTTTATTTCGATAAGTGACTGAAAGGAGATCCCTATTGCCGCTATAATGAGCAGGATCGCTGCTAAAATATGAATTATATGTTCTGCTAACATTAATAATCGAGTAATGACTGTGGCGGTATCCTTCCAGGGTGATCCCTTCAAGGGCAATCCTTCCCAGGGTTCATTCGCCCTCATAGAAATCAATATAAAGCTCTCTTCCTTGATCTATAGAAACCCTCCTCGACCCGCAGGAAGGGCACATAATACACCAATTATCCAGAACAACTTCCGCCAGGCAATCCCGGCAATGTCCCCGCCCAGGCCTTTCCTCTATTTCCAATTGGGCCCCCTCAAACAACGGCCCTTTTTCAAGCGCGTAAAAAGAAAACTCCACGGCAGACGCTAAAACCGAGGTCATCGCCCCTATCACCAGCTTAACTTTCTTTATGCGCTTTATACCTTTCTCTTGGGCATCGTGTTCCAATAGCTTTAATAACTCAGCCGTAAGGGACAGTTCATGCATCCTAATCCCTCTCCCTAATCACCCGAGGTATGCAAAATCAAGCTTTCCCCGCCTAGAACCTCACGGCCAAGCGGCAGGCCTTGGCTCCGCGCAGCATGCAGGCCTCCTCGCGCCAGGATAACGGCCTACCGTTATACCGCAGCCCTATGCCCTCGATCAGACCCTTTAGCAGCGGGCAGAGCTTCCTCTCGCTGCGGTAGACGACCACCAGCTCGCTGCCCCGGTCCTCGTACTCGAACCGTGGAGGTGCGGCGCCTGGTAGGGCTTTGGTGGCCTGGACGTGGACTGAGTCCATCTTCATTAGGAAATCTTTGGCATCCTTGGCATTCCTAAAATACGCCGCATAGGTCTTCTGCACTAATGGTGATTCCGCCACGAAATAGCGGCCGAAATCGGCCAGCACCTCCTCCGGCTTCTTGCCGGAAAGCTCGGCCAGCGCCTCCACGGCCGCCGCCACTTTCTCGTCGGGATAGTCTGAAGTGGCGAGCGGCGTTGTCAGCCCGGTCGCCCTCCTAAAGGCTTCCCTTCCTTCGTCGCCGTGCCGGTTCCCGGCGTACTCCTGGAGCACGGAAAAGATAATACCTTTCATTTTAGCTATCCTCCTTCCTGAAGTTCTTCAAAAATTTTTCTTGGGCCCACGCCCTGGCGGCCTTGTGCTTCGCCTCTACAGGGCGTTGTCCACCAAGGTAGGGAAAATCGAGCTTCCCGGCTTGTAACTTTTGATACACGATCTCTACTGCTTGCCTTACTTCAGGAGACACTGGCCAACCAAAGGCAACTACCGCAGGCTGGATACCAATAAAATAGACTTCCGACACCAGTTCCTTCAAGGCTGAGATGAAGAATGACAAAGGTAACCGATGCGTGGACAAAATAAACTCGCAGGCAATGTCACTTTCACAAAGGAGGCGTATGCTCCCGGGCTGCAGGTTCATCTCACAGGCGTCAACCAGTACTACCACTTGCGGTTTTAACTCCCGTACCTGATGCAGGTAATTCTCGGGCGCTGACCCGCCATCAATAACCTGCCAGCCGGGTATACGCTTTTGTTCTAAAAGCCGGGCCAAGAGCGGCCCTGCTCCATCATCACCCATCAGCTCGTTGCCTACAGTAATCACTAGCCCCTTCACTTAGCCTCACCACCAGATATATAGCTGGTTCTTTTTGTATGGATTGGAGAAGCTGTAGCAGGCAGTCGGCCCATTTCTTCTCCTCCGGGAGGAAACTGGGAGAAGCTTTTACCAGTGCCGATACTAATGGGGCAACGTGCTCTCTATTTATCTCTAGTTCTCCCCACTTGGACAGGCCTTCCAGCTTGCTCCTGGCTTTCCCCTGGGGCAGTTTACTAATCCATTTAAAATAGTCCTTCTCTTCCATAACCATAACGGGCGACAAACAATCAACTACTCCTATATGGTGACCGAGGGCCAGGGCATAATACTCTAGCTGCTTAACCTCGGGCGGGGCGTCTTTTTCGTCCACAAACCTCTTGCACAGCTTAAAGAATTTTACCTTACCCGGCATTATGGCCTACCCTCTCCATATAAATCTTGTGCAAGCTCAAAAGAATTTCGGCCAGTCGCGGATCTTTCTCCTGCTTTACCAGCTCTTTAATTTTCCGGTCGACCGCCAGCGGGTCTTTTTCCCTCACGAACTTGAGATATTGCGCGGCTATGCGCCGGCCATGCAGGTAGCCGCTCAAACGGCGGGCCTCCCGCTCGATGTCTTTAGCCAGGGCGGGGCAAACCCCTTCGTATTTCGGAGTAACCCGGGTAACTTCCGTTTCTACCAACTGCTCTCCTTTAATCTTTTGCTGGAGCAAATCCAGGGCCATAGCCAGGCCATATAAGGTCGCTGCCGGAGTGGGAGGACAGCCAGGAATATATACATCTACCGGGAAAAGGCTATCAGCCCCTCCCCACACACAGTAACAGTCGTGGAAGATACCGCCGCTACAGCCACACGCGCCGTAAGCTACCACGATTTTGGGATCGGGTGCCGCTTTATACGCCCGTATAGCCGGAAGCCGCATAGCCCTGGTCATGGGTCCGGTGAAGAGAAGAATATCGGCATGCCGTGGGGAGGCTACCACTTTGATCCCGAACCTTTCCGGGTCATAAACAGGTGAGATAGCGGCGAAAATTTCAATCTCGCACCCGTTGCACCCACCACAGTCTACGCGGTACACATAGACGGAGCGTTTTATAACGTTTTTAAGCTTGGCCTTTAGCTCTGCCAGTTTTACTTCCTGGTCCATATTTTACTTGCTCCCTCCTAGAACCTTGCCCGCGCGCCCAAAGATTCTAGCTGTACTCTTCGCGATCTCCTGTCGCCGGCACTTCGGGCATACTTTAAGGAGTTGCTCCCAGCCTTCGTGGCCGCTTGCCAGCAATCTTGCCTGTTTCAGGATGGCCAGAACGTATTCCAGCTCGCGAGAGGGTCCAAAGTATTCCCCACAGGAGATGCACTTACAGAGCTGGACCTCAGCCCGGCAGTACAGATCCTCCTTTCGGGCAACGGCCAATTCAAACTCTGCCGAAAGGGCGATGGCGCCCGTAGGGCATACTTCCTCGCAGCGGCCGCAGAAAATGCAGCGGCCGTAGTTTATATTCCAGGACTTAATCCCCCGCTCTAAATCGCAGTCCATGGTAATGGCATTGGGCGGGCAAGCAGTAGCACAGGCCCCGCACGCTATACACCGGCTGAAATCATAAACCGGTTTCCCGCGGAAGCCAGGTGCCACTTCCACTGGCTTAAAGGGGTACTTAACTGTGGCTTGCCCGACCTGCAGCGCTTTCTTAAGCAGTCTTAGCACTCATAGATCCCCCTTCCTTTGGCTAGCTTTAGCCGGGTTAGACTTTTAGCGGCGAGTATTTCCTTTCCCGGCAGTATCTTTCCAGCTCCTTGTATCCAATAGTCTTCGCTTTCTTTTTACGCACATCGACCACCGTAACCCTTTCCGCGCAGGAGTAGCAGGGGTCGATGCTGGCTACAATCAGCGGCGCGTCAGACACCGTGTTGCCGCGAAACATATACCGCAGGGCTGGCCAGTTATTATAGGTAGAAGCCCGCGGCCTCCACCGGTACACCCTCTGGTCGTTTCCTGTCATTACCCAGTGGACATTTTCTCCCCGGGGGGCTTCCACATATCCCAGGGCGTAGGTTCCCGGTTTATAGGTAAACCCCTCCACGAGGACCGGGCCGGGAGGCATTTCCATCAAACACCACTCAATAATTTTTAAGGACTCATATAGCTCTTCTGCCCGTACCAGCTCCCTGGAAAGAACGTCACACCCCTCCTTGGAAATGACGTCCCAGGATACCCGGTCGTAGGCCCCATAAGGGTGGTCCGCCCGCGTATCCCGGGCATATCCGGAACCCCGTATATTAGGACCCACCGGGCTATAGTCCCGGGCTACCTTGGGGTCCAGGCGGCCTACTCCTTGGGTTCGTGAGATAAAGTTGGGAGTATTGAGCAGCATATCGATGAGTTCACCCAGTTCAGACCGGATCTCAGAAATTAATCGCAAGACCCGGTCCTTCTCCTCTTTTAAAATATCCCGGCGCACTCCTCCAATAAGGTTCATGCCGTAGGTTTTCCGGCCTCCGGTGAGAATCTCGGCCATTTGCATAGCCTTCTCCCGCACCCGGAAGAAATGCATGAAACCCGAATCAAAACCCACCAGGTGGGCCGCCAGCCCTAGATTTAAGAGGTGGCTGTGCACCCTCTCCACCTCGAGCAGGATGGTACGGATATATTGGGCCCGCGGCGGTACCTCAATCCCGTTGGCCGTTTCCACCGCCGCAGCATACGCCACACTATGGGCGTAACCGCAGATGCCACAGATCCGCTCGGCCAGGAAAGTAACCTGGTCGTAGTCCATGCGGTTTTCAGCCAGTTTCTCCAGGCCCCGGTGCACGTAGAAAAGGCGGTAGTCAGCGTCCACTATATACTCGCCGTCGACAAAGAGCCGGAAGTGCCCCGGCTCGTCGGAAGTAATATGCAGTGGACCTAGGGGTACCTCGACAATACCCTCTCCTTCTACTTCGATAAACTCGTAGTTTTCTTCCTCTGCTACCGGGTCAGGGCGTAACCGGTAATCCATATCCTTCCGCAGGGGATACAGGTTATCCGGCCAGTCATCGGGCAATACTAGTCTGCGCGCATCCGGGAGGCCCACCGGCTCCAGCCCCAGCATATCCCGCACCTCCCGTTCGTACCATACCGCCGCCGGTACCCGCGGGGTTACCGAGGGGAATTCGGGTTTATGGGAAGGAACGAGGGCCTTCACCGTCAGCCAGAAGTTTTTATGGGGATCCCTTTCTTCTTCGATGGATAAAACGTAATATACCGCAAAGTGTCCGTTCAAGCTGCGCTCATCATTTCCGATCACATTAGAGAGCCACCCACTCTGCCCATAATATACCTCTTCCACAACTTCTGGGAGGGAGTTAAGTTCCACCGTCAGGGTTACTTGATCCGGCGTTTGCCAGCTCTCTTCCAGGATAACCGCTCCAAACTTAGAGCGCAGGGCCTTCACGTATTTTTTTCTATCCTGTTCGGATTTCGTTTCCTTGGGCATACTATCTCAGCCTCCCTTTGTCTCTAGCTTAACAAGAGCAAAGCAAGGTACTGGGAAATCAGCGTCATGATCATAAGAAGGACGAGCACAAATTTGATGGCCCAGGGCGGTTCAGCGGCACTGGCCACTACCTCCGAGGGTGTGCCCAAGACGTTGGCTCCCATCCACTTTAGGAACCAGATGAAACTTCCCACAGACTCCATAATCGTAACGATAATTAGGACAAGGATCAGCGGATAGTGCTTACCAATTTCGAAACCGCCAGTTACGATCATAAATTTGCTAAAAAAACCATTAAAAGGGGGAACGCCTGTAATGGCCATGGCAGCCGCAATATAACCCAAACCCGCCACCGGAATTTTATTTAGAATCCCCTTGAGCATCGAGAGCTGGCGGGTACCGGTGGTATAGGACAGCGCACCGGCAACCAAGAAGAACAGGCCCTTAGCAAAAGCGTGGTTAAAGATGTGGGCCACCGCACCATTTAAGGCCATCTTGGAACCGTAGATATAAAGGGAGAGGGCCAGGAAAATGTAAGAGAGTTGGGTGATCGTAGAGTAGGCGAGCAGTCGCTTCATATCATCTTGCGGGAAATACATGATAAAGCCGTATATCATGGTAACTGTTGCCATGATGGCCCCGATCAGGCCGATAACCTGGGGAACCGCCCCCGCTGCCAGGACGGTGCGGGCGAAGATGTAGACCCCTACCTTAACCATCGAAGCGGCATGCAAATAGGCGCTTACCGGGGTCGGCGCCACCATCGCCCGGGGCAGCCAAGGATGAAAAGGAAGCTGAGCGGACTTGCCCCAGCAGGCGATCAGGATTCCGATAAAGGCCAGGGTTTTCCCGGCGTCCGTTAATTTGTTAAGGGCGGTCACCGAGAAGCTCCCGGTCTTTACATAAAGATAGGCCGTAGCCACATAGAGTCCCAGCGCGGCGGAGTGGGTGAGTGCAATCGCCCAGAGCGCGGACCTTCGGGATTTTTGATCCCCGTAAAATCCGATCAAACCCCACGAGCAGAGACCGGTCATTTCAAAGAAGAACAGGAGTCCGAGCAGTGTGGAAGAGAAGACCACACCCGCCATAGAGCCGATAAAAAGCAGCATGAGGGCATAAAACCTGGGAATCCCTTCTTTAATTGGATGCTCTCTGTTATCAGGGCTCATATACCCGGCCGAGTAGGTGCAGATCAGCCAGCCGATAAAAACTACTAAGAAGTTAACCAAAACGCTGAGGGTATCTATAGTTACACCATAATAGGTGATATCGCCTATAGTCACTAGTTCCCGGGTAAAACTTGTGCGGTTGACAGCAAAAGCGAGCAGCAGAAGCAAACCGCTGACAAAAGCCAGGAAGGAGAAAAACTGAGCCACCTTTTTTACGTGTCGCTCCGGTAAAAATGGTACAAGGAGACTTCCCCATACGGGTAGCAAGATGCTTCCTAGCGCATACCAAACCATTCTATATCGCCCCTCCCAGGACAACGCTCACTGCGCTCTGTAGCAATCCATTTAACGGAGCAGGTAAATATATCCCCAGCCCGGCCATGAGCAGAAACAGGAGCCCCAGAGGCAACAAGGTCAGCCAGTTTACATCACCCCGGGGTAGATCTTCCGGAGGGGAACCGAGGACCGTCTCGCTTATCAGGATAAAAAAGGCGACAAAGACGATGACCAGCAAGATAAGGAAGAGTATCATCGGCCAGAAATACCCGGCTTGCAGGCCCGCCGTCAGGGTCATAAACTCGCTTATGAAGACGTTAAAAGACGGTGAACCGACCACAGCCAGAAGCCCGGTCGCCAACATAAAGGCAGTAGCGGGGGCTACCTTGAACATACCGCTAATCTTCTGGGAGTCCCTGGTACCATACTTGAGAGTCACATTGCCCACCGTGCAAAACAGAAGGGATTTAGTGATGCTATGGTTTACGGCGTGAAAGAGCGCGGCAAATATTCCCAGCGGACCTCCTACGCCCAGGCCGGTGGCGATGATGCCTACATGTTCAACACTACTGTAAGCCAGCTTCCTTTGGATATCGTTCTGCACCAGGATGAAAAAAGCCGAGACACCCACAGACAAAAGGCCAAAAATGAGGAGCAGGGTCTGCGGGAACTCCTGGCCGACGGCCTGCAAGGCAATGGTATAATATTTTACTATCGCAAATAGCGCGCACTTCATCAGTACACCCGACAGCAGGGCGCTAACCGGGCTTGGGGATTCGCTGTAAGTATCAGGCAACCACGTATGCATAGGGGCTAGGCCCACCTTGGTCCCGAAGCCGATCAAAATGAATACAAAAGCCAGTTTCATCACCTGCGGGTCGAGACCCCGGGCCATCCTTACTAACTCAGTCCATAGCATCGCCCGGTGGGCATCCTGCACCATGGCAAAGGCGTTGGAGTAGGTCAGGATGGTCCCATACAGGGCAAAGGCCAGACCGACGCTGCAGATCAGGACATACTTCCAGGCAGCTTCCGCCGAAGTCTTATATTTATAGAACCCGACCAGGAAGGCTGAACCTAACGTGGTTGCCTCCACTGCCACCCACATAATGGCAATATTGTTGGATAGGGCAGAAATAACCATGGTGAACAAAAGTATATGGTAAAAACCGTAATAGGAGCAGACGCCCCTCTCATCTACTTCACCATGATCTAGGTCATATCGCATATATACTATAGAGTAAAAGCCGTTCAGAAACCCCACTACCCCGATAATAAGAATAAGGACCGCTGTCAGGCTATCGGCGTAGAGCATTTCTTCAAGGGCGAATAACCTTTGTCCGTTAAGTACGTACTGCACCAGCAGCAAGGAGAGAAAAGCCACGATACTGATCCCGGCAAAGTGTACGACCTCTACCACACGCCGGGACCTTATCCCGAAGGCCAACAGGGCTGTTCCCAGCGGTACCGCAGGCAAGTAGAATAAAATATTCTCTCCCACTTCTATCACCTAACCCTTTAGTAGTGTGAGCTTATCGGTGTCCAGGGTGCCGAAATCTTTGAAAAGCCGCCTGGCAATAATTGTCATGATCACCACGGCAAAAATAGCGTCAGTCAGGATACCGATCTCTACGGTTTCGGGGGCGTTGTAGGCCATGATGGCCAGGGTCAAATGCGACCCGTTCTCCATAAGGCAATAGCCCAATATCTGCTTGAGCGCATTTTTTCTAGCAAGTATACAGAGCAAGCCCAGTAGAAAATGAGCTATAGAAACGGCCAAGGCCACCCTCAACTTCAGTACCGCTTGCATATGAAAAGGTTCTACTACCGCGAAGGATAAAGCCACCAGGCCCACGGCAAGAAAAACAGACGAACTTGTCTCCGGTGCCCGCCCCTCCTCCTTAATCCCTACCTTTTTGAGGGTCCTGATGAGGAGATAGGGCACCAGGAAGGTCTTGGTGAAAAGCGCACTAAGGGACCAAATATACAGCGGTTTTGCCTCCATAAATACGGCCAGGGATAGAAAAATCGCCACCAGGACCAGGGACTGGATGCTGTACATGTACGCCGCCGTCCGGAGCTTCCGGGTTTCCACCACCAGCATGGAGGTCAGGATGAGCAGCACAGCCAGGGCGTTGACTACGCTAGTGCCGGACACTATTCTTACCCCTCCCACATCAATTAAACATTGGCCAGGTAGAAAACGAAGGACAGCAGGGCTATTCCGAAGGCCACCCAGGTTACTGCGGGGGTCTTAAAAAGGAGCAATCTGGCCATGCCGTTTTCCAGCAGCGCCGCGATCACGTAAAAGCCGGCCACCTTCAGAAGGAAAGTAGCCCCGGATACCAGAAGGGAGGAAGTGCTAACCACCGCCGCGCTCCCAAAGGGGAAGAAGACGGCCAAAAATAAGGCGATGGCCACAACCTGCTTCATATACAAACCCCACTTGAGGATGGCCAGGGAGCGCCCGGAATATTCCGTAAGAGGTCCCTCCTGAATCTCCTGTTCGGCTTCCGCCAGGTCAAAAGGGAGCTTACCGGTTTCAATAAAGGTGGTAACAGCAAAGGCCGCCATACCCAGCCAGACTGCCGGGCTATAATAGGATATCTCACCGGCCGCCACCTTCTGGCTGATCGTTCCCAGATCGGTCGACCCGGCGAGAAGGGCCACCACGAACAGCACCAGGATAATAGTAGGCTCCACTAGAACGGCCAGGGCCATCTCCCGGCTGGCCCCTATCCCGGCGAATCCGCTCCCGGAATCCAGCCCGGCGAGGGCAAAGAAGAAACGGACCACCGCGAACAGGTAGACGACAGCGATGAGATCCCCCGCCATCCCCAGGGGTGACTGCAGGATTAAAATCGGGATTATCATAGCCATGAGCAGGGTAGTGGCCATCACTATATAAGGGGTAAACCGGAAGACCCAGCTAGCCTGGGCAGGTACCACCTCTTGCCTCTTTATGAGTTTAAAGATGTCCCGGTAGTTCTGTAAAATACCGGGGCCTTTCCTGGAGTGCAGCTTCGCCCTTAAAGTGCGGGAAAAGCCCGTAAAAAGAGGCGCTACTACCAGGACGAACAAGGCCTGCACCAGGCCGATGAGGAGTAAATTATTACCGGCCATCTTTTTCTCCTCCTATCTGACCGTGGCTATCAGCAAAGCTACGAGCGTTACAATGATATAAACGCAGTATAGCCGGACATTGCCCATCTGGAGGGCTTGCACCCGTTTGCCCAGATGGACCGTACCACGGGCCAGGGGACGGTAGATGTAATCTTCCCACATCGACTCCATGCGGGCGACGTAGGCCATTGCTCCCTTGCCATACGAGGCAATGGCATAACCCGGCCCCTCGAGAGTAGTCCTAAGCCAATAGGCAGAGCGGAAAAGCACGCGCAACGGCTGGGCAAAGGCAGAAGAGGCGTACACCATCCGGGGCGAATACTTATACCCGCATGCCCACGGCTCAGAGTCCACACGCCGCCCGGCCTGCATCCCGCCTTGAAGCGCAACAATTAACAGGGGTAACGTCACCAGCCCTACGAGGAGAAGGGCAATAAGGGGTGGGGAAAGCATGGCC harbors:
- a CDS encoding hydrogenase 4 subunit D; amino-acid sequence: MVWYALGSILLPVWGSLLVPFLPERHVKKVAQFFSFLAFVSGLLLLLAFAVNRTSFTRELVTIGDITYYGVTIDTLSVLVNFLVVFIGWLICTYSAGYMSPDNREHPIKEGIPRFYALMLLFIGSMAGVVFSSTLLGLLFFFEMTGLCSWGLIGFYGDQKSRRSALWAIALTHSAALGLYVATAYLYVKTGSFSVTALNKLTDAGKTLAFIGILIACWGKSAQLPFHPWLPRAMVAPTPVSAYLHAASMVKVGVYIFARTVLAAGAVPQVIGLIGAIMATVTMIYGFIMYFPQDDMKRLLAYSTITQLSYIFLALSLYIYGSKMALNGAVAHIFNHAFAKGLFFLVAGALSYTTGTRQLSMLKGILNKIPVAGLGYIAAAMAITGVPPFNGFFSKFMIVTGGFEIGKHYPLILVLIIVTIMESVGSFIWFLKWMGANVLGTPSEVVASAAEPPWAIKFVLVLLMIMTLISQYLALLLLS
- a CDS encoding hydrogenase 4 subunit F; this encodes MGENILFYLPAVPLGTALLAFGIRSRRVVEVVHFAGISIVAFLSLLLVQYVLNGQRLFALEEMLYADSLTAVLILIIGVVGFLNGFYSIVYMRYDLDHGEVDERGVCSYYGFYHILLFTMVISALSNNIAIMWVAVEATTLGSAFLVGFYKYKTSAEAAWKYVLICSVGLAFALYGTILTYSNAFAMVQDAHRAMLWTELVRMARGLDPQVMKLAFVFILIGFGTKVGLAPMHTWLPDTYSESPSPVSALLSGVLMKCALFAIVKYYTIALQAVGQEFPQTLLLIFGLLSVGVSAFFILVQNDIQRKLAYSSVEHVGIIATGLGVGGPLGIFAALFHAVNHSITKSLLFCTVGNVTLKYGTRDSQKISGMFKVAPATAFMLATGLLAVVGSPSFNVFISEFMTLTAGLQAGYFWPMILFLILLVIVFVAFFILISETVLGSPPEDLPRGDVNWLTLLPLGLLFLLMAGLGIYLPAPLNGLLQSAVSVVLGGAI
- the hyfE gene encoding hydrogenase 4 membrane subunit, producing the protein MSGTSVVNALAVLLILTSMLVVETRKLRTAAYMYSIQSLVLVAIFLSLAVFMEAKPLYIWSLSALFTKTFLVPYLLIRTLKKVGIKEEGRAPETSSSVFLAVGLVALSFAVVEPFHMQAVLKLRVALAVSIAHFLLGLLCILARKNALKQILGYCLMENGSHLTLAIMAYNAPETVEIGILTDAIFAVVIMTIIARRLFKDFGTLDTDKLTLLKG
- a CDS encoding respiratory chain complex I subunit 1 family protein, with the protein product MAGNNLLLIGLVQALFVLVVAPLFTGFSRTLRAKLHSRKGPGILQNYRDIFKLIKRQEVVPAQASWVFRFTPYIVMATTLLMAMIIPILILQSPLGMAGDLIAVVYLFAVVRFFFALAGLDSGSGFAGIGASREMALAVLVEPTIILVLFVVALLAGSTDLGTISQKVAAGEISYYSPAVWLGMAAFAVTTFIETGKLPFDLAEAEQEIQEGPLTEYSGRSLAILKWGLYMKQVVAIALFLAVFFPFGSAAVVSTSSLLVSGATFLLKVAGFYVIAALLENGMARLLLFKTPAVTWVAFGIALLSFVFYLANV